The following coding sequences are from one Anguilla anguilla isolate fAngAng1 chromosome 12, fAngAng1.pri, whole genome shotgun sequence window:
- the colca2 gene encoding colorectal cancer-associated protein 2, which produces MIYLYTENCTKARIVFIYLCIYLFTLTVVFISADKPKVYQGVRVKATVKELLQKRRALEAAIKTTKVSQSPATQDFHSPSFPAYHFDVCPGNSMPDSNSFQPQQYTDNICNIPLETSPFDNQQFINMMLPPENFSNSSLPAASSAQYWTHGHFPSNSDYYNQGMASSSPSDSMNITSPIDYNSYSPPQSYSSSSSCYSSPTRMDSSYSLVPECYHYQHCSPQHCYCVSHWLGPQEDFTNLEYTNYGTPDSAFTSAVEESYFRRDRPLSSSEMCYL; this is translated from the exons ATGATTTACCTTTACACAGAAAACTGCACTAAAGCCcgaattgtatttatttatttatgtatttatttatttacactaacagttgtatttatttcagcAGATAAACCCAAGGTGTATCAGGGTGTGAGAGTGAAGGCAACGGTCAAAGAGCTTCTGCAGAAGCGGAGAGCGCTTGAGGCGGCAATAAAAACCACAAAG GTATCTCAAAGTCCGGCGACTCAAGACTTTCATTCCCCATCATTTCCTG CCTATCACTTTGACGTTTGCCCTGGGAACTCCATGCCAGACAGCAACAGTTTCCAGCCGCAACAATACACAGACAACATTTGTAATATCCCTTTAGAGACCAGTCCGTTCGACAATCAGCAGTTCATTAATATGATGCTGCCGCCAGAGAATTTCAGCAACAGCTCACTTCCAGCGGCGTCTTCCGCGCAGTATTGGACTCACGGACATTTTCCGTCGAACTCTGACTACTACAACCAAGGAATG GCTTCCAGCTCTCCCTCAGATTCCATGAACATCACCAGTCCAATAGATTACAACAGCTATTCCCCTCCTCAAAGctactcctcttcctcctcgtgCTACAGCTCTCCCACGCGAATGGACTCCAGTTACAGTTTGGTCCCCGAGTGTTATCATTACCAGCACTGCAGCCCACAGCACTGCTACTGTGTGTCACATTGGCTAGGTCCCCAGGAAGACTTCACAAATCTCGAATACACGAATTATGGGACACCAGACTCTGCCTTCACGTCAGCAGTAGAAGAGAGCTACTTCAGAAGGGACAGGCCATTGTCCAGCTCTGAGATGTGTTACCTTTAA